In Halorubellus sp. JP-L1, one DNA window encodes the following:
- a CDS encoding bacterio-opsin activator domain-containing protein yields MSTNHETLDAASVLDAATVLVVGAADWTTTLAAALEERTAATVERATANSAALDVLESSDVDAVVTENALEDGTGIELLRAVRDRTATLPVLLGAENGSEALASEATAAGVTGYVAVDAPSDAVVDDVLERTDRAIRAARRSRTRRDRARQFDAIFHDDRTATWVLAPDGTLERVNQTAREVVDADVDDIVGEPLWTLPWWTDAADDRADVRRIVETALGGSFGHAVVLREGVDGGRVVELSARPVTDERGRLVSVVVEGVDISERVDLERDLRRSEELHRVTLNNMTDTVLITDEDGEYTYVCPNAHFIFGYGADEIRDLGGIDALLGEDLFDREELAETGVLKNIECTAIDKAGREHTLLVNVREVSIQDGRLLYSCRDITKRKQREEALATLQETARDFLYAGTHREIAQQVVDDAASVLDLDASAVYLFDAEENHLEPAAYSQGMREAHGPLPTVHADGRDLTSYSFVEDESLFFDDVHDADRLANPATELRSTTYIPLGSHGVFVAGSTDVGAFDDVARELADLLAATAEAALDRVSRESRLREQDRELQARNDELTALNRINETIREIDQALVRAETREEIDHTVCDLLTADDRFRFAWVGSVDGTGDVVEPRAWAGADEGYLDAVSFDVDAHHVEPAGRTAATQRATKVSNVATDLRVAPWRKDALARDFLSVLSIPLAYDDVTHGVLTVYAETPDAFDETIRTVLEELAETIAAAISASERKRALLTTSMTRVEFAVEDRSFVLAALARAADCTVTYEGGVQQTATGTQVFVTVEDAPVDDVVAAARDVVGVDDVHRMAGGETGGVLRLGLSRPFVAAEFADYGAVVSRIEATAAGTTLTVDVPESVDVRRVTRVVEERFDDAELASKQTRSQASEHGFYATVLDRLTDRQLEVLETAYYSGFFESPRQCTGDVVADSLGISPQAFYQHVRTVQRKLFAALVDDHVPVSPPASA; encoded by the coding sequence ATGTCCACGAATCACGAAACCCTCGACGCCGCGTCCGTCCTCGACGCGGCGACCGTCCTCGTCGTCGGCGCGGCCGACTGGACGACGACGCTCGCCGCCGCACTCGAGGAGCGAACCGCCGCGACGGTCGAACGAGCGACCGCGAACTCGGCGGCGCTCGACGTCCTCGAGTCCAGCGACGTCGACGCCGTCGTCACCGAGAACGCGCTCGAGGACGGGACCGGCATCGAGCTCCTCCGGGCCGTCCGCGACCGCACCGCGACGCTCCCCGTCCTCCTCGGGGCGGAGAACGGGAGCGAGGCGCTCGCGAGCGAGGCGACCGCCGCCGGCGTCACCGGGTACGTCGCCGTCGACGCCCCGTCCGACGCCGTCGTCGACGACGTCCTCGAGCGCACCGACCGTGCGATCCGGGCCGCTCGCCGGTCCCGGACGCGCCGCGATCGCGCCCGCCAGTTCGACGCGATCTTCCACGACGACCGCACCGCGACGTGGGTGCTCGCGCCCGACGGCACGCTCGAGCGCGTCAACCAGACCGCGCGGGAGGTCGTCGACGCCGACGTCGACGACATCGTCGGCGAACCGCTCTGGACGCTCCCGTGGTGGACGGACGCGGCGGACGACCGGGCCGACGTCCGGCGGATCGTCGAGACCGCGCTCGGCGGCTCGTTCGGGCACGCGGTCGTCCTCCGCGAGGGCGTCGACGGCGGTCGCGTCGTCGAGCTCTCGGCGCGGCCCGTCACTGACGAACGCGGTCGTCTCGTCTCCGTCGTCGTCGAGGGCGTCGACATCTCCGAGCGCGTCGACCTGGAGCGCGACCTCCGCCGGTCCGAGGAACTCCATCGCGTCACGCTCAACAACATGACCGACACCGTCCTCATCACCGACGAGGACGGCGAGTACACGTACGTCTGCCCGAACGCGCACTTCATCTTCGGGTACGGCGCCGACGAGATCCGCGACCTCGGCGGCATCGACGCGCTCCTCGGCGAGGACCTCTTCGACCGCGAGGAACTCGCGGAGACGGGCGTCCTGAAGAACATCGAGTGCACGGCGATCGACAAGGCCGGGCGCGAGCACACGCTCCTCGTGAACGTCCGCGAGGTGTCGATCCAGGACGGCCGGCTCCTCTACAGTTGCCGCGACATCACGAAGCGCAAGCAGCGCGAGGAGGCGCTCGCGACGCTCCAGGAGACGGCGCGGGACTTCCTGTACGCGGGCACGCACCGCGAGATCGCCCAGCAGGTCGTCGACGACGCCGCGAGCGTGCTCGACCTGGACGCGAGCGCGGTGTACCTGTTCGACGCCGAGGAGAACCACCTCGAGCCGGCCGCGTACTCGCAGGGGATGCGCGAGGCGCACGGCCCGCTCCCGACCGTACACGCCGACGGCCGCGACCTGACGAGCTACAGCTTCGTCGAGGACGAATCGCTGTTCTTCGACGATGTCCACGACGCCGACCGGCTCGCGAACCCCGCGACGGAGCTCCGGAGCACGACGTACATCCCGCTCGGGAGTCACGGCGTGTTCGTCGCCGGGTCGACGGACGTCGGCGCGTTCGACGACGTCGCGCGCGAACTCGCGGACCTGCTCGCCGCGACGGCCGAGGCCGCGCTCGACCGCGTCAGTCGCGAGAGCCGGCTCCGCGAGCAGGACCGCGAACTCCAGGCGCGAAACGACGAACTCACGGCGCTGAACCGGATCAACGAGACGATCCGCGAGATCGACCAGGCGCTCGTGCGCGCGGAGACGCGCGAGGAGATCGACCACACGGTCTGCGACCTCCTGACGGCCGACGACCGGTTCCGGTTCGCCTGGGTCGGGAGCGTCGACGGGACGGGCGACGTCGTCGAGCCGCGCGCGTGGGCGGGCGCCGACGAGGGCTACCTGGACGCCGTCTCGTTCGACGTCGACGCCCACCACGTGGAGCCGGCCGGGCGGACGGCGGCGACCCAGCGCGCGACGAAGGTGTCGAACGTCGCCACGGACCTCCGCGTGGCACCCTGGCGGAAGGACGCGCTCGCTCGCGACTTCCTCTCGGTCCTGAGCATCCCGCTCGCGTACGACGACGTCACGCACGGCGTGCTGACGGTGTACGCGGAGACGCCGGACGCGTTCGACGAGACGATACGGACCGTCCTCGAGGAGCTCGCGGAGACGATCGCGGCCGCGATCAGCGCGAGCGAACGCAAGCGAGCGCTACTGACGACGTCGATGACGCGCGTGGAGTTCGCGGTCGAGGACCGCTCGTTCGTCCTCGCCGCGCTCGCGCGCGCCGCTGACTGCACGGTCACGTACGAGGGCGGCGTCCAGCAGACGGCGACGGGAACCCAGGTGTTCGTGACCGTCGAGGACGCGCCCGTCGACGACGTCGTGGCGGCCGCACGGGACGTCGTCGGCGTCGACGACGTCCATCGAATGGCCGGCGGCGAGACCGGTGGCGTGCTCCGACTCGGGCTCTCTAGGCCGTTCGTCGCCGCCGAGTTCGCCGACTACGGCGCGGTCGTCAGCCGGATCGAGGCGACGGCGGCGGGGACGACGCTGACCGTGGACGTGCCCGAGAGCGTCGACGTCAGGCGCGTCACGCGCGTCGTCGAGGAGCGGTTCGACGACGCCGAACTCGCGTCGAAGCAGACGCGCTCGCAGGCGAGCGAGCACGGGTTCTACGCGACCGTCCTCGACCGCCTGACCGACCGTCAGTTAGAGGTCCTGGAGACCGCGTACTACAGCGGGTTCTTCGAGTCGCCGCGCCAGTGTACCGGGGACGTGGTCGCGGACTCGCTGGGCATCTCGCCGCAGGCGTTCTACCAGCACGTGCGAACCGTCCAGCGGAAGCTCTTCGCCGCGCTCGTCGACGACCACGTCCCCGTCTCGCCGCCAGCCAGCGCGTGA
- a CDS encoding rubrerythrin-like domain-containing protein produces MRDVDHDPSEASPYECFECGSVVVAEDNPGACPDCAGSLRNRRTPIE; encoded by the coding sequence ATGAGAGACGTAGACCACGATCCGAGCGAAGCGTCGCCGTACGAGTGTTTCGAATGCGGGAGCGTCGTCGTCGCCGAGGACAACCCCGGCGCGTGCCCGGACTGCGCGGGATCGTTACGCAATCGACGGACGCCCATAGAGTAA
- the gdhB gene encoding glutamate dehydrogenase GdhB, translating to MASTTTTDDETDGVDESTGGDEIASDGVDGSTEADDVDDETETESALETARRQLQQAAALVDVDQHIVDRLKYPKAVHEVTVPVERDDGSVDLFTGYRAQHDSVRGPFKGGLRYHPDVTRDECVGLGMWMTWKCAVMDIPFGGAKGGVAVDPKSLSDDETERLTRRFAGELRDVIGPNTDIPAPDMGTTPQTMAWLMDAYSMQEGETTPGVVTGKPPVVGGSEGRDGAPGRSVALVTREAVEYYGKDLAETTVAIQGFGSVGANAARLLDEWGASVVAVSDVNGAIYDQSGLDTHAVQSHGEQPEAVMGHDAPATLSNEELLELDVDVLVPAAVGNVLTVENADDVAADLIVEGANGPTTSGAGEVFAERDIPVIPDILANAGGVTVSYFEWLQDINRRKWSLERVHEELDAEMLSAWHRVREEHEARDVTWRDAAYVVALSRVAEAHATRGLWP from the coding sequence ATGGCTTCGACCACGACCACGGACGACGAGACAGACGGCGTCGACGAATCGACCGGCGGGGACGAGATCGCGAGCGACGGCGTCGACGGATCGACCGAGGCCGACGACGTGGACGACGAGACCGAGACGGAGTCGGCGCTGGAGACGGCGCGCCGGCAGCTCCAGCAGGCCGCGGCGCTCGTCGACGTCGACCAGCACATCGTCGACCGACTCAAGTACCCGAAGGCCGTCCACGAGGTGACGGTTCCCGTGGAGCGCGACGACGGAAGCGTCGACCTGTTCACGGGCTACCGCGCGCAGCACGACAGCGTCCGCGGGCCGTTCAAGGGCGGACTCCGGTACCATCCCGACGTCACGCGCGACGAGTGCGTGGGGCTGGGGATGTGGATGACGTGGAAGTGCGCGGTCATGGACATCCCGTTCGGCGGCGCGAAGGGCGGCGTGGCCGTCGACCCGAAGTCCCTCAGCGACGACGAGACAGAGCGCCTCACGCGCCGGTTCGCGGGCGAACTCCGTGACGTCATCGGGCCGAACACGGACATTCCCGCGCCCGACATGGGGACGACCCCGCAGACGATGGCGTGGCTGATGGACGCGTACTCGATGCAGGAGGGCGAGACGACGCCCGGCGTCGTCACCGGGAAGCCGCCCGTCGTCGGCGGGAGCGAGGGCCGGGACGGAGCACCTGGACGAAGCGTCGCGCTCGTCACTCGGGAAGCGGTCGAGTACTACGGGAAGGACCTCGCGGAGACGACGGTCGCAATCCAGGGGTTCGGAAGCGTCGGCGCGAACGCCGCGCGCCTCCTCGACGAGTGGGGCGCGAGCGTGGTCGCGGTCAGCGACGTGAACGGCGCGATCTACGACCAGAGCGGCCTGGACACGCACGCCGTGCAGTCCCACGGCGAACAGCCCGAGGCGGTCATGGGCCACGACGCGCCCGCGACGCTCTCGAACGAAGAACTCCTCGAACTGGACGTCGACGTCCTCGTCCCGGCCGCGGTCGGGAACGTGCTGACGGTGGAGAACGCGGACGACGTCGCGGCGGACCTGATCGTCGAGGGCGCGAACGGCCCGACGACCAGCGGCGCAGGCGAGGTGTTCGCCGAGCGCGATATTCCGGTGATTCCGGACATCCTCGCGAACGCCGGCGGCGTCACCGTGAGCTACTTCGAGTGGCTCCAGGACATCAACCGCCGGAAGTGGAGCCTCGAACGCGTCCACGAGGAACTCGACGCGGAGATGCTGTCGGCGTGGCATCGCGTCCGCGAAGAGCACGAGGCGCGCGACGTGACGTGGCGCGACGCCGCGTACGTCGTCGCGCTCTCTCGCGTGGCCGAAGCACACGCCACCCGCGGCCTCTGGCCGTAG
- a CDS encoding CopG family ribbon-helix-helix protein, producing MTVASVSMPQELLDRIDEFADEHGYTGRSEVLREGARNLLGEFEDKQLEDRQLIGVITVLFDFETSNAEQRMMTLRHEYEGLVKSNFHNHVGDHQCMELFVLEGSLEEISAFVGKVRATKGTTTVDYSVTPVDSDDPIV from the coding sequence ATGACGGTCGCGAGCGTCTCCATGCCCCAGGAACTGCTGGACAGGATCGACGAGTTCGCCGACGAACACGGCTACACGGGCCGGTCGGAGGTGCTCCGCGAGGGCGCGCGGAATCTCTTAGGCGAGTTCGAGGACAAGCAACTCGAGGACCGACAGCTCATCGGCGTCATCACCGTGCTCTTCGACTTCGAGACGAGCAACGCCGAACAGCGCATGATGACGCTCCGCCACGAGTACGAGGGCCTCGTCAAGTCGAACTTCCACAACCACGTCGGCGACCACCAGTGCATGGAGCTGTTCGTCCTCGAGGGGAGTCTCGAGGAGATCTCCGCGTTCGTCGGGAAGGTCCGCGCGACCAAGGGGACGACGACGGTCGACTACTCCGTGACGCCCGTCGACAGCGACGACCCAATCGTCTGA
- a CDS encoding FAD-dependent oxidoreductase, which translates to MTDPFVVVGGDAAGLSAASKARREAPDREVVVFERGQWVSYAHCGEPYFVKGEVEKLEDLLSLSPEEVEDRGIDLRREHEVVGVNVDAETVGVQGPNGQFEQPYSDLLVATGARAVTEPIEGHDLDAALPMHGLDCAAALRALLLDPDADHLAAVGGESYVDRELVERYGAMQAPETVAIVGGGYVGVEMAEAFGAHDLDVHLFQRPEHVLESFGEPVAERVEATLREHGVALHLGEEVARLEGNADGRVSSLTCSDGTTLSCELALVGIGVRPNTALLADTPIELGASGAVAVDEYGQTNVDGVYAAGDCAEAIHAVSGEPEWVPLGLTANRAGRAVGTTVARTTYDDATDRDGHGGDGGDGGGRSLAPADREPIGDVAGTAVTKAFDMECGRAGITDHAEAREYGFDPVTETVTTRSRSGYYPGAAETVVSLTADRDSERLLGGTIAGTDRAAIRIDTVATALEAEMTVGDLERTDLAYAPPFSPVWDPILTAAKVLRGTLSD; encoded by the coding sequence ATGACGGATCCGTTCGTCGTCGTCGGCGGTGACGCTGCGGGCTTGAGTGCCGCAAGCAAGGCCAGGCGCGAGGCTCCCGACCGCGAGGTCGTCGTGTTCGAGCGGGGCCAGTGGGTGTCGTACGCGCACTGCGGCGAGCCGTACTTCGTGAAGGGCGAGGTCGAGAAACTCGAGGACCTCCTGTCGCTGTCGCCCGAGGAGGTCGAGGACCGCGGGATCGACCTGCGTCGCGAGCACGAGGTCGTCGGCGTGAACGTCGACGCGGAGACCGTCGGCGTCCAGGGGCCGAACGGCCAGTTCGAGCAGCCCTACAGCGACCTCCTGGTGGCAACGGGCGCGCGCGCCGTCACCGAACCCATCGAGGGACACGACCTCGACGCGGCGCTCCCGATGCACGGCCTCGACTGCGCGGCCGCCCTCCGGGCGCTCCTGCTGGACCCGGACGCCGACCACCTCGCCGCAGTCGGTGGCGAGTCCTACGTCGACCGCGAACTCGTCGAGCGGTACGGCGCGATGCAGGCACCGGAGACCGTCGCGATCGTCGGCGGCGGGTACGTCGGCGTGGAGATGGCCGAAGCGTTCGGCGCGCACGACCTCGACGTCCACCTCTTCCAGCGTCCCGAACACGTCCTCGAGTCGTTCGGCGAACCCGTCGCCGAACGCGTCGAGGCGACCCTCCGCGAGCACGGCGTCGCGCTCCACCTCGGCGAGGAGGTCGCGCGCCTCGAAGGGAACGCGGACGGTCGCGTGAGCAGCCTCACGTGCTCGGACGGGACGACGCTGTCCTGCGAGCTCGCGCTCGTCGGCATCGGCGTCCGCCCGAACACCGCGCTCCTCGCGGACACGCCGATCGAACTCGGCGCGAGCGGTGCGGTCGCAGTCGACGAGTACGGGCAGACGAACGTCGACGGCGTGTACGCCGCCGGCGACTGCGCGGAGGCGATCCACGCGGTCAGCGGCGAGCCCGAGTGGGTGCCACTCGGCCTGACCGCGAACCGCGCCGGCCGCGCCGTCGGCACCACCGTCGCACGAACCACGTACGACGACGCTACCGACCGCGACGGCCACGGCGGAGACGGGGGCGACGGCGGCGGTCGCTCGCTTGCGCCCGCCGACCGCGAACCGATCGGGGACGTCGCCGGGACCGCGGTCACGAAGGCCTTCGACATGGAGTGCGGGCGCGCGGGCATCACGGACCACGCGGAAGCGCGCGAGTACGGCTTCGACCCCGTCACCGAGACCGTCACGACGCGCTCGCGCTCGGGCTACTACCCGGGCGCAGCCGAGACCGTCGTCTCGCTGACCGCAGACCGCGACAGCGAACGCCTGCTCGGCGGGACCATCGCAGGCACCGACCGCGCAGCCATCCGCATCGACACCGTCGCCACCGCGCTCGAGGCCGAGATGACCGTCGGCGACCTCGAACGCACCGACCTCGCGTACGCCCCGCCGTTCTCGCCGGTCTGGGACCCGATCCTCACCGCCGCGAAGGTCCTCCGTGGGACGCTGTCGGACTGA
- a CDS encoding MBL fold metallo-hydrolase: protein MSDQFPDLDATVPLIGAAELKARLDAGDHVVVLDTRRPDDFETWHVSGDAVTAINVPFTEFMDGDDPASGVPESLLEALPEQYDEPIVTCCAKGISSLYVAEFLAREGYDVVGLDDGMRGWAGLYESTPLPSEYVPDEAVVRQFVRPSSGCLAYLVLSNDEAMVVDPLRAFANEYPAAADEHDATLVYAADTHVHADHVSGVDAVADATDAQALVPRGADERGYEGDADFVDAGDELQVGDVAVEAVALPGHTSEMLGFRVGDVLLAGDTIFTDSVARPDLEAGDEGAKDAARQLYDTIQEVGELDDGVLIAPGHTSETATARDDGTYAATLGELEQRLPAFERDREAFVDAILDGMPPRPNNYERIIAANLGRAAVDDSEAFELELGPNNCAAGE from the coding sequence ATGTCCGACCAGTTCCCCGACCTCGACGCGACAGTTCCACTGATCGGCGCAGCCGAACTGAAGGCGCGCCTGGACGCCGGCGACCACGTCGTCGTCCTCGACACGCGCCGCCCCGACGACTTCGAGACGTGGCACGTCAGCGGCGACGCCGTCACCGCCATCAACGTCCCGTTCACCGAGTTCATGGACGGCGACGACCCCGCCTCCGGCGTTCCCGAGTCTCTCCTCGAAGCCCTCCCCGAGCAGTACGACGAGCCCATCGTCACGTGCTGCGCGAAGGGCATCTCCAGCCTCTACGTCGCCGAGTTCCTCGCCCGCGAAGGCTACGACGTCGTCGGGCTCGACGACGGCATGCGCGGCTGGGCGGGCCTCTACGAGTCCACGCCGCTCCCGAGCGAGTACGTCCCCGACGAAGCCGTCGTCCGCCAGTTCGTCCGCCCCAGCTCTGGCTGTCTCGCCTACCTCGTCCTCTCGAACGACGAGGCGATGGTCGTCGACCCGCTGCGTGCGTTCGCGAACGAGTACCCCGCCGCGGCCGACGAGCACGACGCTACGCTCGTGTACGCCGCTGACACGCACGTACACGCCGACCACGTCTCCGGCGTCGACGCGGTCGCCGACGCCACCGACGCCCAGGCGCTCGTCCCGCGAGGCGCCGACGAACGCGGGTACGAGGGCGACGCCGACTTCGTCGACGCAGGCGACGAACTCCAGGTCGGCGACGTCGCGGTCGAAGCCGTCGCGCTCCCGGGGCACACGAGCGAGATGCTCGGATTCCGCGTCGGCGACGTCTTGCTGGCCGGCGACACTATCTTCACCGACTCGGTCGCCAGACCCGACCTGGAAGCGGGCGACGAGGGCGCGAAGGACGCCGCGCGCCAGCTCTACGACACCATCCAGGAAGTGGGCGAACTGGACGACGGCGTCCTGATCGCGCCGGGACACACCTCCGAGACCGCGACCGCGCGCGACGACGGCACGTACGCCGCGACGCTCGGCGAGCTCGAGCAGCGCCTGCCGGCGTTCGAGCGCGACCGCGAGGCGTTCGTCGACGCGATCCTCGACGGGATGCCCCCGCGGCCGAACAACTACGAGCGCATCATCGCCGCGAACCTCGGCAGAGCCGCGGTCGACGACAGCGAGGCGTTCGAACTTGAACTCGGCCCGAACAACTGCGCGGCCGGCGAGTAG
- a CDS encoding aldo/keto reductase, producing the protein MVENQSETFAIGGTDDVHRLGYGAMRITGEDIVGPPADEATATDVLRHATDLGIDFVDTADSYGPGVSERLIREALHPYDDPDVFVATKGGLLRNRDGEWKPLGDPDYLKNAHLASLDRLGVEKIDLYQHHRPDPDVDVEDSLHALAELQDEGVVEHVGVSNYSVEQLERASDIVDVATVQNRFNLSYREEREVLEWCEANDAGFIPWYPLAAGDLDDDDAVDEIAGAHDATREQIALAWLLHTSDVTLPIPGTSSKEHLEENVAASQIDLDDDEVERLDDAA; encoded by the coding sequence ATGGTCGAGAACCAGTCCGAGACGTTCGCGATCGGCGGGACAGACGACGTGCATCGCCTCGGGTACGGCGCGATGCGGATCACGGGCGAGGACATCGTCGGTCCGCCCGCGGACGAGGCGACCGCGACGGACGTCCTCCGGCACGCCACAGACCTCGGCATCGATTTCGTCGACACCGCGGACTCGTACGGTCCCGGCGTCAGCGAGCGCCTCATCCGCGAGGCCCTGCATCCCTATGACGACCCGGACGTGTTCGTCGCGACGAAAGGCGGCTTGCTGCGGAACCGCGACGGCGAGTGGAAGCCCCTCGGCGACCCCGACTACCTGAAGAACGCGCACCTCGCGAGCCTCGACAGGCTCGGCGTCGAGAAGATCGACCTCTACCAGCACCACCGCCCCGACCCCGACGTCGACGTCGAGGACTCGCTGCACGCGCTCGCGGAACTCCAGGACGAGGGCGTCGTCGAGCACGTCGGCGTCTCGAACTACTCCGTGGAGCAACTCGAGCGCGCGAGCGATATCGTCGACGTTGCAACCGTACAAAACCGGTTCAACCTGAGCTATCGGGAGGAGCGAGAGGTCCTGGAGTGGTGCGAGGCCAACGACGCCGGGTTCATCCCGTGGTATCCCCTGGCTGCAGGTGACCTCGACGACGACGACGCCGTGGACGAGATCGCGGGCGCACACGACGCCACCCGCGAACAGATCGCGCTCGCCTGGCTCCTCCACACGAGCGACGTCACCCTCCCCATCCCCGGCACCAGTAGTAAAGAGCACCTGGAGGAGAACGTCGCCGCCAGTCAGATCGACCTCGACGACGACGAAGTGGAGCGCCTCGACGACGCCGCCTGA
- a CDS encoding ZIP family metal transporter — protein sequence MSAATDLFVNLVGDSVLVQALVGGIVIAFMNLFGASLILFIRDPSERFLDGALGFAAGVMLAAAFTSLILPGIDAAGGDPLPVLFGVLLGAAFLDQADRFVPHAHYLLTGKKREDAAQPSGDVPAVDDAKVASVVLFILAITLHNMPEGLAVGVGFGNAANATGADATAALADALSLMLAIGIQNVPEGLAVSVAAVNAGLDRRTYAIFAGVRSGVVEIPLCVFGALAVTLAAPLLPYAMGFAAGAMLFVISDEIVPETHSRGYERVATTGLMIGVVVMLYLDVSLA from the coding sequence ATGTCCGCGGCCACCGACCTGTTCGTGAACCTCGTCGGCGACAGCGTCCTCGTGCAGGCGCTCGTCGGCGGTATCGTCATCGCGTTCATGAACCTCTTCGGGGCGTCGCTCATCCTCTTCATCAGGGACCCGAGCGAGCGCTTCCTCGACGGCGCGCTCGGGTTCGCGGCCGGCGTGATGCTCGCGGCGGCGTTCACGAGCCTCATCCTCCCCGGGATCGACGCCGCGGGCGGCGACCCCCTCCCCGTGCTGTTCGGCGTCCTCCTCGGCGCAGCGTTCCTCGACCAGGCCGACCGGTTCGTGCCGCACGCGCACTACCTCCTCACCGGCAAGAAGCGCGAGGACGCCGCACAGCCCAGCGGCGACGTCCCCGCGGTCGACGACGCGAAGGTCGCGAGCGTCGTCCTGTTCATCCTCGCGATCACGCTCCACAACATGCCCGAGGGGCTCGCCGTCGGCGTCGGGTTCGGGAACGCCGCGAACGCGACCGGCGCCGACGCGACCGCTGCGCTCGCGGACGCGCTCTCGCTCATGCTCGCGATCGGCATCCAGAACGTCCCCGAGGGACTCGCGGTGTCGGTCGCCGCCGTCAACGCCGGCCTCGACCGGCGGACGTACGCCATCTTCGCCGGCGTCCGCTCGGGCGTCGTCGAGATCCCGCTGTGCGTGTTCGGCGCGCTCGCCGTCACGCTCGCCGCCCCACTCCTCCCGTACGCGATGGGGTTCGCCGCCGGCGCGATGCTGTTCGTCATCAGCGACGAGATCGTCCCCGAGACGCACTCGCGAGGCTACGAGCGAGTCGCGACCACCGGCCTCATGATCGGCGTCGTCGTCATGCTCTACCTCGACGTCAGCTTGGCATGA